One segment of Deinococcus multiflagellatus DNA contains the following:
- a CDS encoding Mov34/MPN/PAD-1 family protein, producing the protein MRLLLPEVLRREVWRHARAEAPRECVGVLGGRQEGETWAAQTLYPLPNIDPAPERAYLADPGHLLRAWRAMQAEGLDLVALYHSHPRGPAGPSATDQALAAYPVPYLIADLSTGTLRAYLLPGGEEVGVEE; encoded by the coding sequence ATGCGCTTGCTGCTGCCGGAGGTGCTGCGCCGTGAGGTGTGGCGGCATGCCCGCGCGGAGGCGCCGCGTGAGTGTGTGGGCGTGCTGGGGGGACGGCAGGAGGGGGAGACCTGGGCGGCGCAGACGCTGTATCCACTGCCCAATATTGACCCGGCGCCGGAGCGCGCGTATCTGGCAGATCCCGGCCACCTGCTGCGGGCGTGGCGGGCCATGCAGGCCGAGGGGCTGGACCTTGTGGCCCTGTATCACAGCCACCCGCGCGGTCCGGCCGGGCCCAGCGCCACCGATCAGGCGCTGGCCGCCTATCCGGTGCCCTACCTGATTGCGGATCTCAGCACCGGCACGCTCCGGGCGTACCTGCTGCCGGGGGGGGAAGAGGTGGGGGTGGAGGAGTAG
- a CDS encoding nucleoside hydrolase, with protein MTRVPLPVILDGDPGLDDAVAWLLALASPEDAEVLGVTTVHGNVGLDLTTRNAGVVLALAGEAGAGARVYPGADRPLVVPAVTAAAVHGDTGLPAENLPEPARPPEAEHAALFIIRTVRERPGEVTLVPTGPLSNVALALRLAPDIAPLIREIVWMGGSTAQGNRTPAAEFNALADPHAAQIVFQAGVPLKMVGLNATMQCIATPDRVAALRALGNRAGAVCAELLTFYAGVYQRRYGMNGGALHDPLAVAAALRPELLDWQSMNVQIETQAGLNLGRTVCDLYGVTDEPANAQVAMGVRDEAFFGWLLERIGRLG; from the coding sequence ATGACCCGCGTTCCCCTTCCCGTGATTCTGGACGGCGACCCTGGCCTGGACGACGCCGTGGCGTGGCTGCTGGCCCTGGCCAGCCCCGAAGACGCCGAGGTGCTGGGCGTGACCACCGTGCACGGCAACGTGGGCCTGGACCTGACCACCCGCAACGCGGGCGTGGTGCTGGCCCTGGCAGGCGAGGCGGGTGCCGGGGCGCGCGTCTACCCTGGCGCCGACCGGCCCCTGGTGGTGCCAGCGGTCACTGCCGCCGCCGTTCATGGCGACACTGGCCTGCCCGCCGAGAACCTGCCCGAGCCCGCGCGTCCCCCGGAGGCCGAGCACGCTGCCCTGTTCATCATCCGCACGGTGCGCGAGCGCCCCGGCGAGGTCACGCTGGTGCCCACCGGCCCGCTGAGCAACGTGGCCCTGGCCCTGCGACTGGCGCCGGACATCGCGCCCCTGATCCGCGAGATCGTCTGGATGGGCGGCAGCACCGCGCAGGGCAACCGCACCCCCGCCGCCGAATTCAACGCCCTGGCCGACCCCCACGCGGCGCAGATCGTCTTTCAGGCCGGCGTGCCGCTGAAGATGGTAGGCCTGAACGCCACCATGCAGTGTATTGCCACGCCAGACCGTGTGGCCGCGCTGCGGGCCCTGGGCAACCGCGCCGGGGCGGTGTGCGCCGAACTGCTGACCTTCTACGCCGGGGTGTACCAGCGCCGCTACGGCATGAACGGCGGCGCCCTGCACGACCCGCTGGCGGTGGCGGCGGCCCTGCGCCCAGAACTGCTGGACTGGCAATCCATGAACGTACAGATTGAAACCCAGGCCGGCCTGAACCTGGGCCGGACCGTGTGCGACCTGTACGGCGTGACGGATGAGCCCGCCAACGCCCAGGTGGCGATGGGCGTGCGCGATGAGGCGTTTTTCGGGTGGCTGCTGGAGCGAATCGGGCGTCTGGGGTAA
- a CDS encoding fasciclin domain-containing protein: MKKQTSFVTLSLMLATPALAGGAGAPVAAPASGPCRSIAQIVMSDPNFSTLATAVEAAGLSQTLMGGQYTVFAPTNAAFAKLPSDTLAMVLNDATMLRNILLYHVVAGKVSAKQVMGMSSGKTLQGSSFLVTKMGNKVMIDNATVTRADVAACNGVVHVIDTVLMPALDTAMTPAPAPAPAATVTTPAPAPAPAATAPATTAPAAVDVLRIPATPVSVGTTTTTNTTTNTTTTTTTTTTTDTSATTATTEVSTNTLYDLISNDERFTTLRDLLSDAELTDLLISNEYTVFAPTNEAFEAVDPDTLALIASDPETLKAVLLYHVVGGRVAGAQLTQAGQLRSEQGASLDVTLNGTDSMIGDAMVTTTPIQASNGFIYPISAVLLPPDLVLPQPPTGDATTTDTTATTSTTATTTITLAPAQNGANLLEVLSQPQFSTLLSLIQRANLLPSLTAADVTIFAPTNDAFAKVPQATLDMLLADPAKLAQVLQYHVVTGRVVDQGLNVAQLRSVEGSSIDLMMETGGGLRAGVRSGDTITGGMVSTRADAGTSVVYAIDTVLIPPTLR, translated from the coding sequence ATGAAGAAGCAGACCAGCTTTGTCACGCTCAGCCTGATGCTTGCCACGCCCGCCCTTGCCGGCGGCGCTGGTGCGCCCGTTGCCGCTCCTGCCAGTGGGCCCTGCCGCAGCATTGCGCAGATCGTCATGAGCGACCCCAACTTCAGCACGCTGGCGACCGCCGTGGAGGCCGCTGGCCTGAGCCAGACCCTGATGGGCGGGCAGTACACGGTGTTTGCCCCCACCAACGCGGCGTTCGCCAAGCTGCCCAGCGACACGCTGGCCATGGTGCTGAACGACGCCACCATGCTGCGCAACATCCTGCTGTACCACGTTGTGGCCGGCAAGGTGAGCGCCAAGCAGGTGATGGGCATGTCCTCGGGCAAGACCCTGCAGGGTTCCAGCTTCCTGGTGACCAAGATGGGCAACAAGGTGATGATTGACAACGCCACCGTCACCCGCGCGGATGTCGCCGCGTGCAACGGTGTGGTGCACGTGATTGACACCGTGCTGATGCCCGCCTTGGACACTGCGATGACCCCGGCCCCCGCGCCGGCCCCAGCCGCCACCGTGACCACGCCTGCCCCAGCCCCTGCACCTGCGGCCACAGCACCGGCCACCACGGCGCCAGCCGCTGTCGACGTGCTGCGTATTCCGGCCACCCCGGTGAGCGTGGGCACCACCACCACGACCAATACGACGACCAACACCACGACCACGACCACCACCACAACGACCACCGATACCAGCGCGACCACCGCCACCACTGAGGTTTCCACCAACACCCTGTACGACCTGATTTCCAATGATGAGCGCTTCACCACCCTGCGCGACCTGCTGAGCGACGCCGAACTGACCGACCTGCTGATCAGCAACGAATACACGGTCTTTGCTCCCACCAACGAGGCCTTTGAGGCGGTGGACCCCGACACCCTGGCCCTGATTGCCAGCGACCCGGAGACCCTGAAGGCCGTGCTGCTGTACCACGTGGTCGGTGGCCGCGTGGCCGGCGCCCAGCTGACCCAGGCCGGACAGCTGCGCAGCGAGCAGGGCGCCAGCCTGGACGTCACCCTGAACGGCACGGACTCCATGATTGGCGACGCCATGGTGACCACCACGCCCATCCAGGCCAGCAACGGCTTCATTTACCCCATCAGCGCGGTCCTGCTGCCCCCCGATCTGGTGCTGCCCCAGCCCCCCACGGGCGACGCGACCACGACCGACACCACCGCCACGACCAGCACGACGGCGACCACCACCATCACGCTGGCCCCGGCCCAAAACGGCGCCAACCTGCTGGAAGTGCTGAGCCAGCCCCAGTTCAGCACCCTGCTGAGCCTCATCCAGCGCGCCAACCTGCTGCCCAGCCTCACGGCGGCCGACGTGACCATCTTCGCCCCCACCAACGACGCCTTTGCCAAGGTGCCCCAGGCCACGCTGGACATGCTGCTGGCCGATCCCGCCAAGCTGGCCCAGGTGCTGCAGTACCACGTGGTCACCGGCCGCGTGGTGGACCAGGGCCTGAACGTGGCGCAGCTGCGCTCGGTGGAGGGCAGCTCCATTGACCTCATGATGGAAACGGGCGGCGGCCTGCGCGCTGGCGTACGCAGCGGTGACACCATCACGGGCGGGATGGTCAGCACCCGCGCCGATGCCGGCACCAGCGTGGTCTACGCCATCGACACCGTGCTCATCCCCCCCACCCTGCGCTAA
- the pulA gene encoding pullulanase-type alpha-1,6-glucosidase, with amino-acid sequence MKKMATLLTVALAALAAAQSALPANTARVHYQRADGNYAGWGLHVWEDTTATVEWTKPLTQSGKDDWGAYYDIPLKPGAQKVGFIVHKGDDKDPGADLWFDLNKGRELFLKSGSTNVAYAKGAALNVDATKQPVAQAAPATPSAPAAPATTAATGNTPIPQNVLRVRYVRPDGKYDGWGLHVWEDTTAQVEWAKPLAPTGMDAGGAYWDVPLKAGAAKVGFIVHKGDEKDPGADMFADLSKGREVTVTSGKAEFAYGAPAALSDPPVPAGFARINYFRPDGKYDGWGLHAWEDTTAAVEWSKPLAQTGTNSFGVYWDVPMKTDWKKLGFIVHKGDEKDPGPDMTLTADRGNQAWVVSGKPEVYTTRPDTSVRQVGDLMRAQAIMLSRDLIAVKPELVQPGAFLTLHAAKDAGLKLTAAGVDGGDSLTLEPVDGGLNAALKAKAPYLANYALLRVRAEDRARIPEALRGQLAVSSVLPDGTVLDATGVQTAWALDDLYTYSGPLGVTWQGSVPTVRLWAPTAQDVKLRLSTSGNAETTVPMTRDAQGVWTAKGTAAWKGAQYRYEVKVFAPSTGKIETNLVTDPYSVALTRNSTRSVMVDLNDAAQKPQGWDALKKPALRSASDLSFYELHLRDFSAADASVPAAQRGTYLAFTLPGSNGNKHLKALADAGLKAVHLLPTFDIATINEDKGQWKTPGDLSRFAPNSDEQQKAVNAVKDQDAYNWGYDPYHYMVPEGSYAVNPDQRTLEYRRMVAALNGMGLRVVQDVVFNHTASSGQAERSVLDKIVPGYYHRLNVNGAVENSTCCSNTATEHAMMRKLMVDTLVLMARAYKVDGFRFDLMGHHMVADLQAARAALDALTLQKDGVDGKSIYLYGEGWDFGEVASNARGKNATQLNLYGLGIGTFNDRLRDAVRGGNPFGGLQEQGFATGAFVLPNGLPVNADKAKALALADLVRIGLTGNLRDYRFTNAAGQTVTGADLKYGSAPAGYAASPREAITYVSAHDNQTLYDAVLLKAPANATPAQRTRMQNIANSVVLLGQGLPFSYAGDEILRSKSFDTDSYNSGDWFNTLDYTRASNGFGKGLPPAEKNSGNWDLYRPLLGNAALKPGSAEITRAFDHYREMLRVRYSSSLFRMETGAQVQQGLTFLNVGPNQTPGVIAMKLSGAVSPTNPYRNVVVVFNASGTSVTLTDAALAGLNLSLHPVLAASTDPVVKTSKASGTSVTVPALTTAVFVGK; translated from the coding sequence ATGAAAAAAATGGCGACCCTGCTAACGGTCGCGCTGGCTGCTCTAGCAGCGGCGCAAAGTGCCTTGCCGGCCAACACCGCGCGCGTGCATTACCAGCGTGCAGATGGCAACTATGCCGGCTGGGGCCTGCATGTGTGGGAGGACACCACGGCCACGGTGGAATGGACCAAACCGCTGACCCAGAGCGGCAAAGACGACTGGGGCGCGTACTACGACATTCCCCTGAAGCCGGGCGCGCAGAAGGTGGGCTTTATCGTCCACAAGGGCGACGACAAGGACCCCGGCGCCGATCTGTGGTTTGACCTGAATAAGGGCCGCGAACTGTTCCTGAAATCTGGGAGTACGAACGTGGCCTACGCCAAGGGCGCGGCGCTAAACGTGGACGCCACAAAACAGCCTGTGGCGCAGGCGGCGCCTGCTACACCCTCTGCGCCCGCCGCTCCGGCCACCACAGCCGCCACTGGAAACACTCCCATTCCCCAGAATGTGCTGCGCGTGCGCTACGTGCGCCCCGACGGCAAGTACGACGGCTGGGGCCTGCATGTGTGGGAAGACACCACCGCCCAGGTGGAATGGGCCAAGCCGCTGGCCCCCACGGGCATGGACGCGGGCGGCGCCTACTGGGACGTGCCGCTGAAAGCTGGCGCCGCGAAGGTGGGCTTTATCGTGCACAAGGGCGACGAGAAGGACCCCGGTGCCGATATGTTCGCCGACCTCTCCAAGGGGCGTGAAGTGACGGTGACCAGTGGCAAGGCCGAGTTCGCCTACGGTGCCCCCGCCGCCCTGAGTGACCCGCCCGTGCCCGCCGGCTTTGCCCGCATCAATTACTTCCGCCCGGACGGCAAGTACGACGGCTGGGGCCTGCACGCCTGGGAAGACACCACGGCGGCGGTGGAGTGGAGCAAGCCGCTGGCCCAGACGGGCACCAACTCGTTTGGCGTGTACTGGGACGTGCCGATGAAAACCGACTGGAAGAAACTGGGCTTTATCGTGCACAAGGGCGACGAGAAAGACCCCGGCCCCGACATGACCCTGACCGCCGACAGGGGCAACCAGGCCTGGGTGGTCAGCGGTAAGCCCGAGGTGTACACCACCCGCCCTGATACCAGCGTGCGCCAGGTGGGCGACCTGATGCGGGCGCAGGCGATCATGCTGTCGCGCGACCTGATTGCTGTGAAGCCGGAACTGGTGCAGCCCGGCGCCTTCCTGACCCTGCATGCGGCGAAGGACGCGGGCCTGAAGCTGACGGCGGCGGGGGTGGACGGCGGCGACAGCCTGACCCTGGAACCCGTGGACGGCGGCCTGAACGCGGCCCTGAAGGCCAAAGCGCCCTATCTGGCCAACTACGCCCTGCTGCGCGTGCGGGCCGAGGACCGCGCCCGCATCCCCGAGGCCCTGCGCGGACAGCTGGCGGTCTCCAGCGTGCTGCCCGACGGCACGGTGCTGGACGCCACCGGCGTGCAGACCGCCTGGGCGCTGGACGATCTGTACACCTACAGCGGCCCGCTGGGCGTGACGTGGCAGGGCAGCGTGCCCACGGTGCGCCTGTGGGCCCCCACCGCGCAGGACGTGAAGCTGCGCCTGAGCACCTCGGGCAATGCGGAAACCACCGTGCCCATGACCCGCGACGCGCAGGGCGTGTGGACCGCCAAGGGGACGGCTGCCTGGAAGGGCGCCCAGTACCGCTATGAGGTCAAGGTCTTTGCGCCCAGTACTGGCAAGATCGAAACGAACCTCGTGACTGACCCCTACTCGGTGGCCCTGACGCGCAACAGCACCCGCAGCGTCATGGTGGACCTGAACGACGCCGCCCAGAAGCCCCAGGGCTGGGACGCGCTGAAAAAGCCCGCGCTGCGCAGCGCGTCGGACCTCAGCTTCTACGAACTGCACCTGCGCGACTTCAGCGCCGCCGATGCCAGCGTGCCGGCGGCCCAGCGCGGCACCTACCTCGCCTTTACCCTGCCCGGCAGTAACGGTAACAAGCACCTGAAAGCCCTGGCCGACGCAGGCCTGAAAGCGGTCCACCTGCTGCCCACCTTCGACATTGCCACCATCAACGAGGACAAGGGGCAGTGGAAGACCCCCGGCGACCTGAGCAGGTTTGCGCCCAACAGCGACGAGCAGCAAAAGGCCGTGAACGCCGTCAAGGACCAGGACGCCTACAACTGGGGCTACGACCCCTACCACTACATGGTCCCTGAAGGCAGCTACGCCGTGAACCCGGACCAGCGCACGCTGGAATACCGCCGCATGGTGGCGGCCCTGAACGGCATGGGCCTGCGCGTGGTGCAGGACGTGGTGTTCAACCACACAGCGTCCAGCGGGCAGGCGGAACGGTCGGTGCTGGACAAGATCGTGCCCGGGTACTACCACCGCCTGAACGTGAATGGCGCGGTAGAAAACTCGACCTGCTGCTCGAACACCGCCACCGAACACGCCATGATGCGCAAACTCATGGTGGACACCCTGGTGCTGATGGCCCGGGCCTACAAGGTGGACGGTTTCCGCTTTGACCTGATGGGCCACCACATGGTGGCCGACCTGCAGGCCGCCCGCGCCGCGCTGGACGCCCTGACCCTGCAAAAAGACGGCGTGGACGGCAAGAGCATCTATCTGTACGGCGAGGGCTGGGACTTTGGCGAGGTGGCCAGCAACGCCCGGGGCAAGAACGCCACGCAGCTCAACCTGTACGGCCTGGGCATTGGCACCTTCAATGACCGCCTGCGCGACGCGGTGCGCGGCGGCAACCCCTTCGGCGGCCTGCAGGAACAGGGCTTTGCCACGGGCGCGTTCGTGCTGCCCAACGGCCTGCCCGTGAATGCCGACAAGGCCAAGGCGCTGGCCCTGGCCGATCTGGTCCGCATTGGCCTGACCGGCAACCTGCGCGACTACCGCTTCACGAACGCGGCGGGACAGACCGTGACGGGCGCCGACCTGAAATACGGCAGTGCCCCGGCCGGCTACGCCGCCAGCCCGCGCGAGGCGATCACCTATGTCAGCGCGCACGACAATCAGACGTTGTACGACGCCGTGCTGCTGAAAGCCCCGGCCAATGCCACCCCGGCGCAGCGCACCCGCATGCAGAACATCGCCAACAGCGTGGTGCTGCTGGGCCAGGGCCTGCCCTTCTCGTACGCGGGCGACGAGATCCTGCGCTCCAAGAGCTTTGACACCGACAGCTACAACAGCGGCGACTGGTTCAACACCCTGGACTACACCCGCGCCAGCAACGGCTTTGGCAAGGGCCTGCCCCCCGCCGAGAAGAACAGTGGCAACTGGGACCTGTACCGCCCGCTGCTGGGCAACGCGGCCCTGAAGCCGGGCTCCGCCGAGATCACCCGCGCCTTTGACCACTACCGCGAGATGCTGCGCGTGCGCTACTCCAGCAGCCTCTTCCGCATGGAAACGGGCGCCCAGGTGCAGCAGGGCCTGACCTTCCTGAACGTGGGCCCGAACCAGACCCCCGGCGTGATCGCCATGAAGCTCAGCGGCGCGGTGAGCCCGACCAACCCCTACCGCAACGTGGTGGTGGTGTTCAACGCCAGCGGCACCAGCGTCACCCTGACGGACGCGGCGCTGGCTGGCCTGAACCTCAGCCTGCACCCGGTGCTAGCGGCCAGCACCGACCCCGTGGTGAAAACCAGCAAGGCCAGCGGCACCAGCGTCACCGTGCCGGCCCTGACCACGGCGGTATTTGTGGGCAAGTAA
- a CDS encoding tetratricopeptide repeat protein, whose protein sequence is MTPPTNAWEVRLAALWRALDGLDEADFLAQMAELLRELPSESAVAAFEQAAAFDSTGHSDRAVPLYRRALSLGLTGERRRRAVIQLASSLRNLGQAPESLALLRAERAEGPDHLDSAVDAFLALALSEMGREREALAVALQALARHLPRYQRSVTNYARDLVEPAS, encoded by the coding sequence ATGACCCCACCCACCAACGCCTGGGAAGTTCGCCTGGCCGCCCTGTGGCGCGCGCTGGATGGGCTGGACGAGGCCGACTTTCTGGCCCAGATGGCCGAGCTGCTGCGCGAATTGCCGTCTGAGAGCGCCGTGGCCGCGTTCGAGCAGGCCGCCGCCTTTGATTCCACCGGGCATTCCGACCGGGCCGTGCCCCTGTACCGCCGCGCCCTGAGCCTGGGCCTGACCGGCGAACGGCGGCGCCGCGCGGTAATTCAGCTCGCCAGTTCGCTGCGCAACCTGGGCCAGGCGCCTGAAAGCCTGGCGCTGCTGCGTGCCGAACGTGCGGAAGGCCCGGACCACCTGGACAGCGCCGTGGACGCCTTTCTGGCCCTGGCGCTCTCCGAGATGGGCCGCGAGCGCGAAGCCCTGGCGGTGGCCCTGCAAGCCCTGGCCCGCCACCTGCCGCGCTACCAGCGTTCGGTGACGAACTACGCCCGGGATCTGGTCGAGCCCGCGTCCTGA
- a CDS encoding FtsK/SpoIIIE family DNA translocase: MAKAKRRAAPVSQFDGEALGLVLFALGIFLGVTVFLPQPEAAPDQFMGQARALLLSNLGWAAWLLPVVPVAYGTLVFLGRDLRNLTRRVLGGAVVVVSLLALHEVAQPGQAGELAARVMGPLHAVLNVLSALLPLITLTLGAELMLRLPPFTLLKGFFRHTSVLLGGGAAQVQGALEARQGGRESARARTEARQGLSALGRELDDLRRLRPEDAGLRDLQQELRAASREVRGLDTAGLKNLERDLAGWRTLLDTFVGNAARDLREEVAAEAPEAGALSEAAANEIRAGRHELSTELPSTQACGALERWRRALVAEAQRLAVRAGRLERERKAAEKALNKADSAALAREWPAHRARREEWTALAREVTAWRGRAAAYSGWPELTAAFDRAPTEVATQLADALSTDPEGTLIDPAGWRAVLAQAQEEARRRVEAMTMPVSGLPALDFDFTSDFAGAVAGPSPESATAPLWSPPAGARAAVVAPPVVEQADEIRPLETPHLDPSPDRAAPAAGPRPPAITRPAPVPTPMPTPDPDLGELLQGAPDGMDPFSGWEDDDLPFGPPASAARPAAAPTAPWESSAPEKTVPKPTTQLPLFTGEPNPSPRPVQGALPLARPDERLLDPIPAAALNTAALDISARQRAGLIDETLRHFNLQARVVDYARGPTVTRYEIEPAPGEKISRIAGLSNDLARALAVGGVRVEAPVPGKSVIGLEVPNAEREPVTFHQAADAPSFKNTRAKLPIILGKSIDGELMVGDLAKMPHLLVAGSTGSGKSVCVNTLITSLLFKYLPTELRFLMIDPKMVELTPYDGIPHLVRGVVTNPVDAAGVLLGAVAHMERRYKMMSQVGAKNLEQFNAKMRQVGETELPHLVIIIDELADLMITSPKEVESAIMRLAQMARATGMHLVLATQRPSVDILTSLIKVNVPARIAFAVSSSHDSRTILDALGAERLTGMGDMLFYQPGLIKPVRLQGPYISEVESARIADELRRQVFEDTFVEAYGSDFEGGVEASGPSSDKTNMDFSDPLLRQAAQICIEEGQGSVSRLQRRLSVGHARAGKLMDMLEAMKIVSKHQGSKPREVLITEAELPEYFGR, encoded by the coding sequence ATGGCGAAGGCGAAAAGGAGGGCCGCTCCGGTCAGTCAGTTCGATGGAGAGGCGCTGGGCCTGGTGCTGTTCGCTCTGGGGATCTTTCTGGGGGTGACAGTGTTTCTGCCGCAGCCAGAGGCCGCCCCCGATCAGTTTATGGGGCAGGCGCGGGCGCTGCTGCTCTCGAACCTGGGCTGGGCCGCGTGGCTGCTGCCGGTGGTGCCGGTGGCCTACGGCACCCTGGTCTTTCTGGGCCGCGACCTGCGCAACCTCACCCGCCGGGTGCTGGGCGGCGCAGTGGTGGTGGTCTCCCTGCTGGCGCTGCACGAGGTGGCGCAGCCCGGACAGGCAGGCGAACTGGCCGCGCGGGTCATGGGGCCGCTGCACGCCGTGCTGAACGTGCTCTCAGCGCTGCTGCCACTGATCACCCTGACCCTGGGCGCCGAGCTGATGCTGCGACTACCACCCTTCACGCTGCTCAAAGGCTTTTTCCGGCACACCAGCGTGCTGCTGGGCGGCGGCGCGGCGCAGGTGCAGGGCGCCCTGGAAGCCCGGCAGGGCGGGCGCGAATCGGCGCGGGCGCGCACCGAAGCCCGGCAGGGCCTCTCGGCACTGGGCCGCGAACTGGACGACCTGCGCCGCCTGCGGCCCGAAGACGCGGGCCTGCGCGACCTGCAGCAGGAGCTGCGCGCCGCCTCGCGCGAGGTGCGCGGCCTGGACACGGCCGGGCTGAAGAACCTGGAACGCGATCTGGCGGGCTGGCGCACCCTGCTGGACACCTTTGTGGGCAACGCCGCGCGCGACCTGCGCGAAGAGGTGGCCGCCGAGGCCCCCGAGGCCGGCGCCCTGAGTGAAGCCGCCGCCAACGAGATCCGCGCCGGGCGCCACGAGCTGAGCACGGAACTGCCCAGCACCCAGGCGTGCGGCGCCCTGGAACGCTGGCGCCGCGCCCTGGTGGCCGAGGCCCAGCGCCTCGCCGTGCGGGCCGGACGCCTGGAGCGCGAGCGCAAGGCCGCCGAAAAAGCCCTGAACAAGGCCGACAGCGCCGCACTGGCCCGCGAGTGGCCCGCCCACCGGGCCCGGCGCGAGGAATGGACCGCCCTGGCCCGCGAGGTCACGGCGTGGCGGGGCCGCGCCGCCGCCTACAGCGGTTGGCCGGAACTCACGGCCGCCTTTGACCGCGCCCCCACCGAGGTCGCCACCCAGCTGGCCGACGCCCTGAGCACTGACCCCGAAGGCACCCTGATTGACCCCGCCGGCTGGCGCGCGGTGCTGGCCCAGGCCCAGGAGGAAGCGCGCCGCCGCGTGGAAGCCATGACCATGCCGGTCTCCGGCCTGCCCGCCCTGGACTTCGACTTCACCAGTGACTTTGCTGGCGCGGTGGCTGGCCCCAGCCCCGAATCCGCCACCGCCCCGCTGTGGAGCCCCCCGGCAGGCGCGCGCGCGGCCGTGGTGGCGCCGCCCGTGGTAGAGCAAGCCGACGAGATCCGGCCGCTGGAAACGCCCCACCTCGACCCCAGCCCAGACCGAGCTGCCCCCGCCGCTGGGCCCCGGCCCCCGGCTATCACCCGCCCGGCCCCGGTGCCCACGCCGATGCCCACCCCCGACCCCGATCTGGGCGAACTGCTCCAGGGCGCCCCGGACGGCATGGACCCCTTTTCCGGCTGGGAAGACGACGACCTGCCCTTTGGGCCGCCTGCTTCGGCGGCCCGCCCGGCAGCTGCCCCCACCGCCCCCTGGGAAAGCTCCGCGCCGGAGAAAACGGTCCCTAAACCCACCACCCAGCTCCCCCTCTTCACCGGCGAGCCCAACCCCAGCCCCCGCCCGGTGCAGGGGGCACTGCCGCTGGCCCGGCCCGATGAGCGGCTGCTGGACCCCATTCCGGCCGCTGCGCTGAACACGGCGGCGCTGGACATCTCGGCGCGGCAGCGCGCGGGGCTGATTGACGAGACCCTGCGGCACTTCAACCTGCAGGCGCGCGTGGTGGACTACGCCCGGGGCCCCACCGTCACCCGCTACGAGATCGAGCCGGCCCCCGGCGAAAAGATCAGCCGCATTGCGGGCCTGTCCAACGACCTTGCCCGCGCGCTGGCCGTGGGCGGCGTGCGCGTGGAAGCCCCGGTGCCCGGCAAAAGCGTGATTGGTCTGGAAGTGCCCAACGCCGAGCGCGAACCCGTGACCTTCCACCAGGCCGCCGACGCGCCCAGCTTCAAGAACACCCGCGCCAAGCTGCCCATCATCCTGGGCAAGAGCATTGACGGCGAACTGATGGTGGGCGACCTCGCCAAGATGCCGCACCTGCTGGTGGCGGGCTCCACGGGCTCGGGCAAATCGGTGTGCGTGAATACGCTGATCACCAGTCTGCTGTTCAAGTACCTGCCCACCGAACTGCGCTTTCTGATGATTGACCCCAAGATGGTGGAACTCACGCCCTACGACGGCATTCCCCATCTGGTGCGCGGCGTGGTCACCAACCCGGTGGACGCGGCGGGCGTGCTGCTGGGCGCCGTGGCCCACATGGAGCGCCGCTACAAGATGATGAGCCAGGTGGGCGCCAAGAACCTGGAGCAGTTCAACGCCAAGATGCGCCAGGTGGGCGAAACGGAACTGCCGCACCTCGTGATCATCATTGACGAGCTGGCCGACCTGATGATCACCAGCCCCAAGGAAGTGGAATCGGCCATCATGCGCCTCGCCCAGATGGCGCGCGCCACCGGCATGCACCTCGTGCTGGCGACCCAGCGCCCCAGCGTGGATATCCTGACCAGCCTGATCAAGGTGAACGTGCCTGCGCGCATTGCCTTTGCGGTCAGCAGCAGCCACGACAGCCGCACGATTCTGGACGCCCTGGGCGCCGAGCGCCTGACCGGCATGGGCGACATGCTGTTCTACCAGCCGGGCCTGATCAAGCCGGTGCGCCTGCAGGGCCCGTACATCAGCGAGGTGGAATCCGCCCGCATTGCCGATGAACTGCGCCGGCAGGTGTTCGAGGACACCTTCGTGGAAGCCTACGGCTCGGACTTTGAGGGTGGCGTGGAGGCCAGCGGCCCCAGCAGCGACAAGACAAACATGGATTTCTCTGATCCCCTGCTGCGGCAGGCCGCGCAGATCTGCATTGAGGAAGGCCAGGGCAGCGTGTCGCGCCTGCAGCGCCGCCTCTCGGTGGGCCACGCGCGGGCCGGAAAGCTGATGGACATGCTGGAAGCCATGAAGATTGTCAGCAAGCACCAGGGCAGCAAACCCCGCGAGGTGCTGATCACCGAAGCCGAATTGCCGGAGTATTTTGGCCGCTGA